Proteins encoded within one genomic window of Dyadobacter chenhuakuii:
- a CDS encoding DUF72 domain-containing protein, producing MTDMPNFPFYAGTSGLMLPVPNKQFYPEEFKDKSRLTYYASMFNSIEINSSFYKVPLASTVRNWALQVPDDFKFTFKLWREISHNKGLVFDPDDVRRFVEVIDNIGDKKGALLVQFPPSLKAIMLPQLESLLIAIAAADPDKHWNLALEFRHESWYDDALFELIEQFGCEIVMHDKPGSAPGIPESDSTFKYLRFHGPQGNYRGTYEDDFLYESGEQVQDWIAEGKTVYAYFNNTMGEAIKNLNLLNAAANPV from the coding sequence ATGACAGATATGCCCAATTTCCCATTTTACGCAGGCACCAGCGGCTTAATGCTGCCGGTGCCTAACAAGCAGTTTTATCCGGAAGAATTCAAAGATAAGAGCCGCCTTACTTACTATGCCTCCATGTTTAACAGCATTGAAATCAATAGTTCATTCTATAAGGTTCCGCTGGCTTCAACAGTCAGGAATTGGGCGTTGCAGGTGCCGGATGACTTCAAATTTACCTTCAAACTATGGCGTGAGATTTCGCACAACAAGGGGCTTGTTTTTGACCCGGATGATGTAAGAAGATTTGTTGAGGTGATCGATAACATTGGTGACAAAAAAGGTGCGCTGCTGGTGCAGTTCCCTCCCAGCCTGAAGGCGATCATGCTGCCGCAATTAGAAAGTCTGCTGATTGCGATTGCTGCTGCCGATCCTGACAAACATTGGAATCTTGCCTTGGAGTTTCGGCATGAGTCATGGTATGACGATGCGCTTTTTGAGCTGATAGAACAATTTGGTTGTGAAATCGTCATGCATGACAAACCCGGCTCAGCACCAGGCATTCCAGAATCGGACTCGACTTTTAAGTATCTGCGCTTTCACGGCCCGCAGGGCAACTACCGGGGCACTTATGAAGATGATTTTTTATACGAATCGGGCGAGCAGGTTCAGGATTGGATAGCGGAAGGGAAGACGGTTTATGCCTATTTCAACAACACCATGGGAGAAGCGATCAAGAACTTGAACTTGCTTAATGCTGCGGCTAACCCTGTGTAA
- a CDS encoding NmrA family NAD(P)-binding protein — protein MYIILGATGHVGSAVAETLLGRGEAVTVVTRDAEKAEKFRQKGAVVAVADVHDVESLRRVFRTGTRLFLLNPPALPDTDTIEEERRSLASIIAALEGSGLQKIVGLSTYGAHDGEGVGDLGVLYEMEQKLSGTHIPFSIVRAAYYMSNWDGFLQTAESEGKIYSLYPADFALPMVAPEEIGKFAAELLTEPVERTGLYYIEGPDEYTPADVADAFAHALAKPVEVEVIPRTEWIPFLKNSGFSQKAAESMAAMTDVTLEEKYEVSDSPMRGEISIHHYVKQMLKAAVSNPAL, from the coding sequence ATGTACATCATATTAGGAGCGACCGGACATGTAGGTTCGGCGGTTGCAGAAACTTTGTTAGGCCGCGGAGAGGCAGTCACGGTGGTCACGCGCGATGCTGAGAAAGCAGAAAAATTCAGACAGAAAGGGGCAGTTGTTGCCGTTGCGGATGTGCATGATGTAGAATCGCTACGGCGGGTTTTCCGCACCGGAACCCGACTTTTCTTACTTAATCCACCTGCCCTACCCGATACAGACACCATTGAAGAGGAAAGGAGAAGCCTGGCGAGCATTATAGCTGCCCTGGAAGGCTCCGGGCTGCAAAAAATTGTCGGCCTATCGACATACGGAGCGCATGATGGCGAAGGCGTCGGGGATTTGGGTGTGCTTTATGAAATGGAACAAAAGCTATCTGGAACGCACATTCCATTTAGCATTGTCCGGGCGGCTTACTATATGAGCAACTGGGACGGATTCTTGCAAACAGCCGAATCGGAAGGCAAAATATACTCCCTATATCCGGCGGATTTTGCCTTGCCAATGGTTGCACCGGAAGAGATTGGCAAATTCGCTGCCGAGCTGCTCACAGAGCCGGTTGAACGCACTGGATTATATTACATCGAGGGACCGGATGAATATACGCCGGCAGACGTCGCCGACGCATTTGCGCATGCATTGGCTAAACCAGTCGAAGTAGAGGTTATCCCCCGCACCGAATGGATCCCATTCCTTAAAAATTCAGGTTTTTCTCAGAAGGCAGCAGAGTCGATGGCCGCCATGACGGACGTTACGCTGGAAGAAAAATATGAGGTAAGCGACTCGCCGATGCGTGGGGAGATCAGCATTCATCATTATGTTAAACAAATGCTAAAAGCGGCGGTTTCAAATCCGGCTTTATGA
- a CDS encoding outer membrane beta-barrel protein, with protein sequence MKKISSIVFSIILLSFSAKAQQFKRVGVGIYGGPQLFGKIYTSSNLDKITGFTAGIDLRYALSKEPEGFAIHFQPGFNTFRHFKEEGKHTQLYTETTWQWSAVHLPLLLRYTFSSGKVRPFAEIGPTLRLRQSLTLKTNGYGCGIAGCSGRETDQDMQSITSKDAIALTAGAGLEVDLWKVTIPISVRIQEGFGTYATKVVFYESPGFDNLKTRTIQLNAGMNF encoded by the coding sequence ATGAAAAAGATCTCGTCAATCGTTTTTTCAATTATCCTTTTAAGCTTTTCTGCCAAGGCACAGCAATTCAAGCGGGTTGGTGTGGGAATTTACGGCGGGCCGCAGCTTTTTGGAAAAATATACACCAGCAGTAACCTGGATAAAATAACCGGATTTACGGCAGGGATTGATCTTCGTTACGCATTATCCAAGGAACCGGAAGGGTTTGCAATTCATTTCCAACCGGGATTCAACACATTCAGGCACTTTAAGGAGGAAGGGAAGCATACCCAGCTTTATACTGAAACCACGTGGCAATGGAGCGCCGTGCATCTGCCGCTGTTACTCAGGTACACCTTTTCATCCGGCAAGGTCCGGCCATTTGCGGAGATCGGCCCTACCCTTCGACTGCGTCAATCCCTTACCCTGAAAACTAATGGCTATGGCTGCGGCATTGCAGGATGCTCCGGTCGGGAAACCGATCAGGATATGCAGTCAATAACCAGCAAAGACGCCATTGCCCTCACAGCAGGTGCGGGGTTGGAAGTGGACCTTTGGAAAGTGACTATTCCCATTTCGGTGCGGATCCAGGAGGGCTTCGGCACGTATGCAACCAAAGTCGTTTTTTATGAATCTCCCGGTTTTGATAACTTGAAGACGAGAACAATACAGCTTAATGCGGGAATGAATTTCTAG
- a CDS encoding DUF2911 domain-containing protein yields the protein MKNKFILKGFVMFTCMLIAFAGHAQDKPKASPAKTATGKAGGANIAISYSAPSAKGRKVFGELVPFDKVWRAGANEATIFETDKDIMIEGQKLPAGKYSLYALPGDSEWSFIFNSQTGQWGIKRGGETSKDASKDVLTVKAKPAKSASMAETLAYEVTPTGFLLRWENTEVPVTIK from the coding sequence ATGAAAAACAAATTCATCTTAAAGGGTTTTGTAATGTTTACCTGCATGCTGATTGCCTTTGCAGGCCATGCGCAGGACAAACCGAAAGCAAGTCCGGCCAAAACGGCCACCGGAAAAGCGGGCGGCGCCAACATTGCCATCAGCTATTCTGCGCCTTCGGCGAAAGGCCGGAAAGTGTTTGGAGAACTCGTTCCGTTCGACAAAGTATGGCGTGCCGGTGCAAATGAGGCCACGATATTTGAGACCGACAAAGACATTATGATTGAAGGCCAGAAACTCCCGGCCGGTAAATACAGCCTTTACGCGCTTCCGGGAGACAGTGAATGGTCCTTTATTTTCAACTCACAAACCGGCCAATGGGGCATCAAACGCGGCGGCGAAACATCCAAAGACGCTTCCAAAGACGTCCTGACCGTAAAGGCCAAGCCGGCCAAAAGCGCTTCCATGGCTGAAACATTAGCCTACGAAGTAACCCCAACCGGCTTCCTCCTCCGCTGGGAAAACACCGAAGTACCAGTAACGATCAAGTAA
- a CDS encoding porin family protein: protein MKKLLLAAALLISVQSAFAQKFSIGPKAGLNISNYTGGDIESDALVGYHLGGIINYGFGKVFSLQPEVLFSTQGAKVDNAGNKSDFKISYVTVPVMFKFKTNGGFYVEFGPQAGFRTSTDIPDQTINNFAKNLDLAAAGGIGYHSPIGLGVGVRYIAGLSKVGNFSGQNIDPDFKNSVIQASIFWAIPLVK, encoded by the coding sequence ATGAAAAAATTATTATTGGCTGCCGCACTGCTTATCTCAGTACAGTCAGCATTTGCCCAAAAATTTAGCATTGGACCAAAAGCCGGTCTGAACATCAGCAACTATACTGGCGGTGACATTGAATCGGATGCATTGGTAGGATATCACCTCGGTGGGATTATTAACTATGGTTTCGGCAAAGTATTTTCATTGCAGCCAGAGGTTTTATTCTCTACACAAGGAGCAAAAGTTGACAACGCGGGAAATAAATCTGACTTTAAAATTAGCTATGTTACCGTGCCTGTAATGTTTAAATTTAAGACAAACGGCGGGTTTTATGTGGAATTTGGCCCACAAGCGGGTTTCAGGACATCTACCGACATTCCGGATCAGACGATCAATAACTTCGCTAAAAACCTTGATTTGGCAGCAGCGGGTGGCATTGGGTATCATTCACCGATCGGACTTGGTGTAGGCGTTCGTTATATTGCAGGACTTTCCAAGGTTGGTAATTTCTCCGGCCAGAACATTGATCCTGACTTTAAGAACAGCGTAATCCAGGCCAGCATCTTCTGGGCTATTCCGTTGGTGAAATAA
- a CDS encoding ABC transporter permease produces the protein MIVTYVKIAWRNLLKNSFYSLINCIGLSVGLAVGILILLWVQDELTYDSFNTQSESIYKLENRVGTGASQQIWTGTVAPISEFAKREVPGIRDAVRMTYNGAYTLFRYQDKVFNEENTFFADPTLFTIFDFRLIQGNQRKPFLDNHSVILTETTARRYFGNTNVVGKSIASDTTQFTVTGVVADFPENSSIKGDMIFPISLRFKDRYSAVTDGKTQDNDFHEFDYTTYFLIQPGKDVKNIANTLRNIHLRNKPDDTDLTYLLQALPNVHLYKSDGSEQGIETVRMFLIVASLILIIACINYVNLSTARSLLRSREVSMRKIIGAARTQLFVQFLIETILLFSLSTLVAIMLMYVLMPFFNQISGKKLVLDFARPHIWQVLGVTITGTLIASSIYPALLLSSFEPLKSLKGNVSAGLSESMFRKTLVVIQFTVSVVLIAGTLIISKQLKYIRSKSLGYDKTHVLSFYMRDLPRHYDVVKNELLSQPGITDVSRSNFNVVQIGGQTGSSNWDGKEPGETMMIRFMSADKSFIPFFKMQLKEGANFTDKPSDTKHYILNETAVKTARIKDPIGKRFKLWDNEGTIIGVVKDFHFASMKQKIEPAVFLYDPGNMNRIYIKTTGNDAQEAIAAAEKVWEKFNADSPFQYAFLDEAFNSLYKSEEQTGLLFNIFASIAILISCLGLFGLATYTAQVRRKEIGVRKVLGSSLAGIVQLLAKDFVKLVFIGIIIATPIAWYAMDKWLKDFAYRMEMPWWVFGFAGLLALVIALLTISFQSIKAALMDPVKSLRSE, from the coding sequence ATGATTGTAACCTACGTAAAAATCGCCTGGCGGAACCTGTTGAAGAACAGCTTTTATTCGCTTATCAACTGCATTGGTTTGTCGGTAGGGCTTGCAGTCGGGATTTTGATTTTGCTTTGGGTGCAGGATGAGCTTACTTATGACAGTTTTAATACACAGTCGGAAAGCATTTATAAGCTTGAAAACCGCGTGGGCACCGGCGCCAGCCAGCAAATTTGGACCGGGACGGTTGCACCTATCTCTGAATTTGCCAAAAGAGAAGTTCCCGGGATCAGGGATGCCGTAAGGATGACTTATAATGGCGCGTATACATTGTTCAGATACCAGGATAAAGTTTTCAATGAAGAAAACACCTTCTTCGCTGACCCGACCTTATTCACCATATTCGATTTCCGCCTCATTCAGGGAAACCAACGCAAGCCTTTTCTTGATAACCATTCAGTAATCCTGACTGAAACCACTGCCAGACGCTATTTTGGGAATACAAATGTTGTAGGCAAATCAATAGCTTCCGACACGACCCAATTTACAGTAACGGGCGTGGTGGCGGATTTTCCCGAAAATTCAAGTATAAAGGGGGACATGATCTTTCCCATTTCGCTCAGGTTCAAAGACCGTTATTCGGCGGTCACAGATGGCAAAACGCAGGACAACGATTTTCATGAATTTGATTACACCACATACTTTTTGATTCAGCCGGGAAAAGATGTCAAAAATATAGCGAACACGCTCCGCAACATTCACTTGCGCAACAAACCCGACGATACAGACCTTACCTATCTTTTACAGGCATTGCCCAATGTTCATTTATATAAGTCCGACGGCAGCGAGCAGGGCATTGAAACGGTAAGGATGTTCCTGATCGTGGCATCACTTATTCTGATCATTGCCTGCATCAATTACGTCAATCTTTCCACGGCCCGCTCCCTGCTGCGTTCCCGCGAGGTGAGCATGCGAAAGATTATCGGCGCGGCGCGTACGCAGCTTTTTGTGCAGTTCCTGATAGAAACAATTCTGCTGTTTTCGCTATCGACATTGGTGGCCATTATGTTAATGTATGTCCTGATGCCGTTTTTCAACCAGATCTCCGGCAAAAAACTGGTGCTCGATTTCGCCAGACCGCATATCTGGCAGGTTTTAGGCGTAACCATCACAGGCACGCTGATCGCTTCCAGCATTTATCCAGCATTGCTATTATCTTCTTTCGAGCCGCTTAAATCACTGAAAGGCAATGTCTCTGCCGGGCTTAGCGAATCAATGTTCCGCAAAACGCTGGTGGTGATACAGTTTACCGTTTCCGTTGTGCTCATTGCAGGCACATTGATCATCAGCAAGCAGCTTAAATATATCCGTTCCAAGAGCTTGGGTTACGACAAAACACACGTGCTCTCGTTCTACATGCGGGACCTGCCCAGGCATTATGACGTGGTCAAAAATGAATTACTCAGCCAGCCGGGCATAACGGACGTCAGCAGGTCTAATTTCAATGTGGTCCAGATCGGCGGGCAAACGGGAAGCAGCAACTGGGATGGAAAAGAGCCGGGAGAAACCATGATGATCCGGTTTATGAGCGCGGATAAATCGTTCATTCCATTCTTTAAAATGCAGCTGAAAGAAGGCGCTAATTTTACAGACAAGCCATCCGACACCAAACATTATATCCTGAACGAAACGGCCGTAAAAACAGCACGGATCAAGGACCCCATCGGGAAACGTTTCAAGCTCTGGGACAACGAAGGGACGATTATCGGTGTGGTAAAAGACTTTCACTTTGCTTCGATGAAGCAAAAAATTGAGCCCGCCGTTTTTCTCTATGATCCGGGTAATATGAATCGTATTTATATAAAAACAACTGGTAATGATGCCCAGGAGGCGATTGCAGCCGCAGAGAAGGTTTGGGAAAAATTCAATGCAGATTCCCCGTTTCAGTACGCCTTTCTGGACGAAGCATTCAACAGTCTCTACAAATCCGAAGAGCAGACAGGCCTTTTATTCAACATTTTTGCTTCCATCGCGATTCTTATTTCCTGCCTGGGATTGTTTGGGCTGGCTACTTACACGGCACAAGTCCGCAGGAAGGAGATCGGCGTACGCAAAGTCTTAGGATCAAGTCTGGCCGGGATTGTTCAGCTTTTGGCAAAGGATTTTGTCAAGCTGGTCTTCATAGGGATCATTATTGCCACGCCTATTGCCTGGTATGCTATGGATAAATGGTTAAAGGATTTTGCTTACCGGATGGAAATGCCCTGGTGGGTCTTTGGTTTCGCTGGTCTGCTCGCATTGGTTATTGCCTTGCTTACAATCTCTTTCCAAAGCATTAAAGCCGCACTAATGGATCCCGTAAAAAGCCTGCGCAGCGAATAG
- a CDS encoding DUF1572 family protein: protein MESTYLSSVVKQFEYYKMLGEKAMMQLPDEAIFWRYNAESNSIALIVNHIVGNMLSRFTDFLTTDGEKPWRNRDAEFEDMFANREELLTYWNKGWVCLLNALGELTEADLEKIVYIRNDGHSVVEAINRQLAHYPYHIGQIVFIAKMAAGEKWEALSIPRNKSNDYNARKFTNEKSVRHFTDDL, encoded by the coding sequence ATGGAATCGACATACTTATCGAGTGTAGTAAAGCAATTTGAATACTACAAAATGCTGGGTGAGAAGGCGATGATGCAGCTGCCCGACGAAGCGATTTTCTGGCGATACAATGCGGAAAGTAATAGTATTGCATTGATCGTCAATCACATTGTTGGAAATATGCTGTCGCGCTTCACTGATTTCCTGACAACTGATGGCGAAAAACCCTGGCGCAACCGGGACGCGGAATTTGAGGATATGTTTGCCAACCGCGAAGAGCTATTGACTTACTGGAACAAAGGGTGGGTTTGCTTGTTGAATGCCTTAGGCGAACTCACGGAAGCAGACCTCGAAAAAATTGTGTATATCCGCAATGACGGGCATAGCGTTGTGGAAGCCATCAACCGCCAGCTCGCACATTATCCCTATCATATCGGGCAAATTGTATTTATTGCCAAAATGGCTGCCGGTGAAAAGTGGGAAGCCCTTTCAATTCCACGGAATAAATCCAATGATTACAATGCACGCAAGTTTACTAATGAAAAGTCCGTCCGCCATTTTACAGATGATCTTTGA
- a CDS encoding pirin family protein: protein MLDIVIDSRRAEIVPGFEVKRILPYQLRRMVGPFIFMDHGGPVNLPTPTATNLDVLPHPHIGLSTVSYLFSGNVTHRDSLGVEQVIKPGEVNWMTAGKGIAHSERFEDPAMLAGGELEMIQTWVALPEKDEESEPAFKNYTADQLPVFTEKGIWMRLIAGDAYGLKSNVSASSPLFYLHVVLDQGARFGLPVGHSERGVYIVRGSVEVNGVAYAAGKMIVFTKGVDPLIIAKESTTLMMLGGEHLGDRYIWWNFVSSRKERIEQAKEDWKQGRIILPPADNHEFVPLPKDNSRPAGGPPPGALS, encoded by the coding sequence ATGCTAGATATCGTCATTGACTCACGAAGAGCTGAAATTGTCCCGGGTTTTGAAGTAAAGCGCATCCTACCCTATCAGCTGCGGCGAATGGTAGGGCCATTCATCTTTATGGATCACGGCGGGCCGGTTAACCTGCCCACACCCACTGCAACAAACCTGGATGTCCTGCCACATCCACACATTGGCCTTTCCACGGTAAGCTATCTGTTCAGTGGCAATGTTACGCACAGGGATAGCCTGGGTGTAGAGCAGGTTATCAAACCTGGTGAAGTCAACTGGATGACTGCGGGCAAAGGCATTGCGCATAGTGAGCGCTTTGAGGATCCGGCTATGCTGGCAGGAGGCGAACTTGAAATGATCCAGACGTGGGTGGCGCTTCCCGAAAAAGACGAAGAGTCGGAACCTGCATTTAAAAATTACACGGCCGATCAGCTGCCGGTATTTACGGAAAAAGGGATCTGGATGCGCTTGATAGCAGGCGATGCCTATGGTTTAAAAAGCAATGTCAGTGCGAGTTCTCCATTGTTTTATCTCCATGTGGTTTTAGACCAGGGCGCAAGGTTTGGCTTGCCGGTTGGCCATAGCGAGCGGGGCGTATACATTGTAAGGGGCAGTGTGGAAGTGAATGGTGTTGCTTACGCTGCCGGTAAAATGATTGTGTTTACAAAAGGCGTGGATCCGTTGATCATTGCTAAGGAAAGCACCACACTAATGATGCTGGGCGGCGAACATTTGGGTGACCGCTACATCTGGTGGAACTTCGTTTCCAGCCGGAAAGAACGAATTGAACAGGCAAAAGAGGATTGGAAACAGGGCCGGATTATTTTACCCCCGGCCGACAATCACGAATTCGTGCCACTTCCCAAAGACAATTCCCGGCCCGCCGGAGGCCCGCCCCCAGGCGCTCTATCCTGA
- a CDS encoding ferritin-like domain-containing protein, with translation MALTENASGVISDLIEINNDRVAGFEKAIADINDENIDLKHLFEEYAQQSRKNVQELSAIAGSAPHLEDDMSVSGTLHRAWIDVKALFGGSDRASILSEAERGEDAIKKAYQDALNGSVPLQSAEIIRSQAQGINAAHDKIKALRDVAKA, from the coding sequence ATGGCACTTACAGAAAATGCATCTGGCGTAATTAGTGATCTGATTGAAATTAACAATGACCGCGTTGCTGGTTTTGAAAAAGCAATCGCAGATATTAATGATGAAAATATCGACCTGAAACACCTTTTTGAAGAGTATGCACAGCAGAGCCGCAAAAATGTTCAGGAATTGTCTGCTATTGCTGGTTCAGCTCCACACCTGGAAGATGATATGAGCGTAAGCGGAACATTGCACCGCGCATGGATCGATGTGAAAGCATTGTTCGGCGGAAGCGACCGCGCAAGCATTCTATCCGAAGCAGAACGTGGCGAGGATGCAATCAAAAAAGCATATCAGGACGCATTGAACGGCAGCGTTCCATTGCAATCTGCTGAAATTATCAGGAGCCAGGCTCAGGGCATTAATGCTGCCCACGATAAAATTAAAGCTTTGCGCGATGTTGCAAAAGCTTAA
- a CDS encoding DUF808 domain-containing protein has product MASGFFAILDDIAFLMDDVALATKVATRKTAGILGDDLAVNAEKATGFLSDRELPVLWAITKGSLINKLIIVPIALLLNVFLPAAISYVLILGGLYLAYEGVEKIIEYFFHHPKKEHSVIKETEQGETIAKTDIEKTKVKSAITTDFILSVEIVIIALGSVLDQNLTIQILTVATVALVATVGVYGIVALIVRMDDAGHKLIKKSGGKGFFNALGNLLVRALPVIIKILGAVGTVALLLVSGGIFAHNIEFFHHLFPGIPATVKELGIGLVMGLAAFLIFTGFKKVVSLVKSKS; this is encoded by the coding sequence ATGGCGTCCGGTTTCTTTGCAATTTTAGATGATATCGCTTTTCTGATGGATGACGTTGCGCTGGCAACGAAAGTGGCAACTAGAAAAACAGCGGGCATCCTGGGGGACGACCTGGCGGTAAATGCAGAAAAAGCAACCGGTTTTTTGTCCGACAGGGAATTGCCGGTCTTATGGGCGATCACAAAAGGCTCGCTGATCAACAAGCTCATCATTGTCCCCATAGCATTGCTGCTCAATGTGTTTCTGCCAGCGGCGATCAGTTACGTCCTTATCCTGGGCGGGCTATACCTGGCTTATGAAGGTGTTGAAAAGATAATTGAATACTTTTTTCATCATCCCAAAAAAGAACATTCCGTTATCAAAGAAACGGAACAGGGAGAAACAATCGCGAAAACCGATATAGAGAAGACGAAAGTTAAATCTGCAATCACTACTGACTTTATTTTATCAGTGGAGATCGTCATCATTGCCCTTGGCAGTGTGTTGGACCAAAACCTGACGATCCAGATCCTGACTGTTGCCACGGTTGCACTCGTAGCAACAGTTGGCGTTTACGGAATTGTAGCGCTGATTGTCCGCATGGACGACGCCGGTCATAAGCTCATTAAAAAATCAGGAGGTAAGGGCTTCTTTAATGCACTGGGCAATTTGCTGGTGCGGGCACTTCCGGTGATTATCAAAATCCTGGGTGCCGTTGGAACGGTTGCATTGCTTCTGGTTTCAGGAGGAATTTTCGCGCACAACATTGAATTTTTCCATCACCTTTTCCCAGGAATTCCGGCTACGGTGAAAGAACTTGGAATTGGCCTGGTGATGGGGCTCGCTGCTTTCCTGATCTTTACAGGATTTAAGAAAGTTGTTTCCCTGGTGAAATCGAAATCCTGA
- a CDS encoding lysophospholipid acyltransferase family protein: MEFIKPIKKWLTSAFFNLLLTIAGALSAMVYFIVFHVLKYRYDVIRKNLSSSFPVRGEQQIKVFIKHYYRHLSDLVVEPFLHMIIGAKRRKELANYTNPELLENFYSDNRNVVLLASHYGNWEYLINLPKVVKFKVFTAFTPVSNHWLNAKLLKMRSFFGVNLIAKQYFYRGALSALKQLKRPSLVVVIADQRPAPASGKHFVSFLGQKTSAQIGAERLAVVSDAVVVYLECIKKARFHYDYTFHLVSDHSSQSLPLNITASYYNLLEKNIIRAPAHWLWSHDRWKHIPADEK, encoded by the coding sequence ATGGAATTCATTAAGCCTATAAAAAAATGGCTTACTTCTGCCTTCTTTAACTTGCTGCTCACCATAGCGGGAGCATTATCAGCTATGGTTTACTTTATTGTTTTCCATGTACTTAAATACAGGTATGACGTAATCCGGAAAAACCTGTCCAGCTCTTTCCCCGTGCGTGGAGAGCAGCAGATAAAAGTCTTTATTAAGCATTATTACCGGCATCTGAGCGACCTTGTCGTCGAACCGTTTCTGCATATGATTATAGGTGCAAAAAGGCGAAAAGAGCTCGCTAACTACACAAATCCGGAGCTGTTGGAAAATTTTTACAGCGATAACAGGAATGTTGTTCTACTAGCTTCACATTATGGTAACTGGGAATATCTGATCAATCTGCCTAAGGTCGTAAAATTTAAAGTTTTTACTGCTTTCACACCCGTATCTAATCACTGGCTCAATGCCAAGCTGCTTAAAATGCGCTCTTTTTTTGGAGTCAATCTGATTGCCAAACAATATTTTTACCGCGGTGCATTGTCGGCGTTGAAACAACTCAAACGGCCATCGCTGGTTGTTGTGATCGCAGACCAGCGGCCGGCGCCTGCCAGCGGGAAGCACTTCGTTAGTTTTCTGGGCCAGAAAACTTCTGCCCAGATCGGCGCCGAGCGGCTGGCCGTCGTATCCGATGCGGTTGTGGTATATCTGGAATGCATTAAGAAGGCGCGTTTTCATTACGATTACACTTTCCACCTTGTTTCCGATCATTCTTCACAAAGCCTTCCCCTGAACATTACGGCCAGCTATTATAACTTACTGGAAAAGAACATCATCCGCGCACCTGCACATTGGCTCTGGTCACATGACCGCTGGAAACATATTCCGGCAGACGAAAAATAG